A region of Acidimicrobiia bacterium DNA encodes the following proteins:
- a CDS encoding aspartate kinase, translating into MALLVQKFGGTSVGDADRIRAVADHVARTVRRGNQVVMVVSAMGRETDDLLRLAKDVSSTHPGREMDMLITAGERKATALMCMALHDLGVPADSFTGSQAGFLTDTTHTNAKILEVRPDRIQDALDDGRVAVVGGSQGVSTDNDVTFLGRGGSDTTAVALAHALGAEACEIYTDVTGVFTTDPRVVSTARKMPTVSFDELLEMTATGCPKPAMRSVEYARTHGVRLHVRSAFTWQEGTWVTEEEPEMEQAIVSAVTHDMSEAKMTLAGLPDHPGVAARVFRSLSDLEVNVDMIVQNVSAQGVTDISFTVPHEDLAKTQEIAAALVTELGASEILVDSAIARVSVVGAGMRSNPGVAATMFEVLAAEEINIAMISTSAIRVSCVVEQARVEDAVRALHEAFGLSVV; encoded by the coding sequence ATGGCTCTTTTGGTCCAAAAATTTGGCGGTACTTCCGTTGGCGACGCCGACCGTATTCGAGCGGTAGCCGACCATGTGGCGCGCACGGTACGGCGAGGAAACCAAGTGGTCATGGTGGTTTCGGCCATGGGGAGAGAAACCGACGACCTGTTGCGACTGGCCAAAGATGTGTCTTCTACCCATCCGGGCCGTGAAATGGACATGTTGATTACTGCTGGTGAACGTAAAGCCACGGCGTTAATGTGCATGGCTTTGCATGATCTGGGTGTACCGGCCGATTCATTTACCGGAAGCCAGGCCGGGTTTTTGACCGACACCACCCATACCAATGCTAAAATTTTAGAGGTTCGCCCTGACCGAATTCAAGATGCATTAGATGACGGCCGGGTAGCGGTGGTCGGTGGGTCACAAGGGGTCTCGACCGATAACGATGTAACGTTTTTAGGGCGTGGCGGGTCAGATACCACGGCAGTGGCTTTGGCCCACGCTTTGGGTGCCGAGGCCTGCGAGATTTATACCGATGTGACCGGAGTGTTTACCACCGACCCTCGTGTTGTTTCTACGGCTCGTAAGATGCCAACAGTATCATTTGACGAATTATTAGAAATGACGGCAACGGGTTGTCCAAAACCTGCGATGCGGTCGGTTGAATATGCTCGTACCCATGGGGTGCGATTACACGTGCGATCTGCGTTCACTTGGCAAGAGGGAACGTGGGTAACTGAGGAGGAACCAGAAATGGAACAAGCAATCGTTTCGGCAGTCACCCATGACATGTCGGAAGCAAAAATGACTTTGGCCGGTTTGCCCGACCACCCCGGGGTAGCGGCCCGAGTGTTTCGGTCTTTGTCCGATCTTGAAGTAAACGTGGACATGATCGTGCAAAACGTGTCGGCCCAGGGGGTAACCGATATTTCCTTTACTGTCCCTCATGAAGATTTAGCAAAGACTCAAGAAATCGCTGCGGCGTTGGTTACCGAGTTAGGCGCTTCGGAGATTTTGGTGGATTCCGCTATTGCTCGGGTGAGCGTGGTGGGTGCCGGTATGCGGTCTAACCCTGGGGTGGCGGCCACCATGTTTGAGGTTCTGGCGGCCGAGGAAATCAATATTGCCATGATTTCCACTTCGGCTATTCGGGTGAGTTGCGTGGTTGAACAAGCGCGGGTTGAGGATGCGGTTCGTGCTCTCCATGAAGCGTTCGGCTTGTCAGTCGTTTAG
- a CDS encoding flap endonuclease: MDVHLVDGTYELFRHHFALPSHVTGEGVEVAAARGVLGSMMNLLDQGATHVGVATDQVVESFRNQLFEGYKTGEGTPPELFSQFPLLDAALEAAGFTVFSMVNHEADDAMGAAAVKAATDPRVNQVLICTPDKDLAQVVNDEKNIVQFDRRREIIYDQAGVQEKFGISPESIPDYLALVGDTADGIPGLAGWGAKSSSTLLAHYRHLENIPAHHENWAVAVRSAAKLAATLADQQEEVFLYRHLATLDLSAPVMDNVDQLCWVGPQKHFEQICAHLDAPRIAQRAFALAKRRG; this comes from the coding sequence ATGGACGTTCACCTCGTTGACGGAACGTACGAGCTTTTTCGCCACCACTTTGCTTTGCCCTCTCACGTGACCGGTGAAGGGGTCGAAGTGGCTGCAGCAAGAGGGGTGTTGGGCTCCATGATGAACCTTTTAGACCAAGGCGCTACCCACGTGGGGGTAGCAACCGACCAGGTAGTGGAATCTTTCCGGAATCAGCTTTTTGAGGGGTATAAAACAGGTGAAGGGACTCCGCCGGAACTTTTTTCGCAGTTTCCTTTGCTTGATGCGGCGTTAGAAGCAGCGGGGTTCACCGTGTTTTCTATGGTCAACCACGAAGCGGACGACGCCATGGGGGCCGCCGCAGTTAAAGCAGCCACCGACCCTCGGGTAAACCAAGTATTGATTTGCACCCCCGACAAAGACCTGGCCCAGGTAGTAAACGACGAAAAAAATATTGTGCAGTTTGATCGCCGACGAGAAATTATTTACGACCAAGCAGGGGTGCAAGAAAAATTTGGGATCAGCCCAGAATCCATCCCCGACTACCTTGCTTTAGTAGGCGACACCGCCGATGGTATTCCTGGGCTGGCTGGGTGGGGAGCAAAATCTTCGTCAACCCTGTTGGCCCACTACCGGCACCTCGAAAACATTCCTGCTCATCATGAAAATTGGGCAGTCGCCGTGCGCAGCGCCGCCAAACTGGCCGCCACTTTGGCCGACCAACAAGAAGAAGTATTTCTTTACCGCCACCTGGCCACCCTCGACCTCAGCGCCCCGGTAATGGACAACGTGGATCAACTTTGCTGGGTTGGCCCACAAAAACATTTTGAACAAATTTGTGCTCATCTTGATGCCCCCCGCATCGCTCAACGAGCGTTTGCTTTGGCTAAGCGCCGGGGTTAG
- a CDS encoding leucyl/phenylalanyl-tRNA--protein transferase, whose protein sequence is MPTEPEPNTWLFPPADTADEHGMVALGADVTPGTLLAAYRSGLFPMPIEPGGLMGWWSPNPRGVLRPGQIKISRSLRRSAQHFEIRVNTAFTEVMGACADPSRPQGWIDEQIMAAYLALHRLGWAHSIEAWDEQGLAGGLYGITVGGLFAGESMFHRRPDASKVALMGLVELMSPQPEWLIDVQWLTDHLATLGCTEMARDDYLAVLPMLVSGPGLLWPEGV, encoded by the coding sequence ATGCCTACCGAACCGGAGCCCAACACGTGGTTGTTTCCTCCGGCCGATACTGCTGACGAACACGGAATGGTGGCCCTAGGGGCCGACGTTACCCCTGGTACTTTGCTGGCGGCTTATCGCAGTGGATTATTCCCTATGCCCATTGAACCCGGCGGTTTAATGGGTTGGTGGTCACCAAACCCACGAGGTGTTTTACGCCCCGGGCAAATAAAAATAAGTCGTTCACTCCGGCGCTCTGCCCAACACTTTGAAATCCGCGTAAACACGGCCTTCACCGAAGTCATGGGTGCTTGTGCTGACCCGTCTCGACCGCAAGGTTGGATCGATGAACAAATCATGGCCGCTTACCTTGCCTTGCATCGGTTGGGTTGGGCCCACAGCATTGAGGCCTGGGACGAACAAGGCTTAGCGGGTGGCCTTTATGGCATCACCGTTGGCGGCTTGTTTGCCGGCGAATCAATGTTCCATCGGCGGCCCGATGCTTCCAAAGTGGCGCTTATGGGTTTAGTTGAACTCATGTCCCCTCAACCAGAGTGGTTGATTGATGTGCAATGGCTCACTGACCATTTAGCTACTTTGGGTTGCACCGAAATGGCCCGTGACGACTATTTAGCTGTCTTGCCCATGCTGGTTTCTGGCCCTGGGCTTCTTTGGCCAGAAGGGGTTTAA
- the mce gene encoding methylmalonyl-CoA epimerase, with protein sequence MLTQIDHVAIAVHDLEKAIDYYRTAFGAEVAHRETVERDGVEEALLQVGESYLQLTTGTRPDSPISTFLERHGEGMHHIGYRVDDCAAALEAVVAAGGRAIDQIPRPGSRGTTVAFVHPKGSFGTLIELVQEKAQD encoded by the coding sequence CTGTTAACCCAAATTGATCATGTGGCCATCGCTGTTCACGACCTTGAAAAAGCTATTGACTATTACCGCACCGCTTTTGGGGCAGAAGTAGCCCATCGAGAAACCGTAGAGCGAGACGGCGTAGAAGAAGCCCTGCTCCAGGTCGGCGAGTCGTATCTTCAACTGACCACCGGCACCCGCCCCGATTCACCGATTTCAACCTTTTTGGAACGCCACGGCGAAGGTATGCACCACATCGGTTACCGCGTTGATGATTGTGCCGCTGCTCTTGAGGCGGTGGTAGCGGCCGGCGGCCGAGCCATTGACCAGATCCCTCGCCCTGGTTCTCGTGGCACCACCGTGGCCTTTGTGCATCCCAAAGGTTCTTTTGGCACCCTCATCGAACTGGTGCAAGAAAAAGCGCAAGACTGA
- a CDS encoding acyl-CoA carboxylase subunit beta, with amino-acid sequence MNERLEDLERRKDEALHAGSERAVQRQHDKGKMLARERIDYLLDPGSFNELDMLVRHRALDSGLEERPYTDGVVTGWGTIDGRKVFLFSQDFTVFGGALGEVFAQKLHKVMDLAQSVGAPMIGLNDGAGARIQEGVVSLDGYGGIFWRNVQSSGVIPQISVVLGPCAGGAVYSPAMTDFIFMVREKSHMFITGPDVVKTVTGEEITLEELGGAQSHSTKSGVATFVAESEEEVLDEVKTLLAYLPANNLELTPLQTSKDDPERLCPELSDIMPDTPNQPYDMKAVIAAVIDDGDFMEYHAAWGGNIVCGFARLDGRSVGIVGNQPMVLAGVLDIQAAEKAARFVRTCDAFNLPLVTFVDVPGFLPGVDQEYGGIIRHGAKLLYAYCEATVPRIQVITRKAYGGAYVVMDSKSVGCDLSLAWPTAELAVMGPQGAVEIIHRREIEAAEDPQARRVELVDEYTEKFASPYVAAEHGFIDEVIDPAATRLRLIAGLEILATKRVETPQRKHGNVPL; translated from the coding sequence ATGAACGAACGCCTCGAAGACCTCGAGCGACGCAAAGATGAAGCTTTGCACGCCGGGTCAGAACGAGCGGTCCAGCGTCAACACGACAAAGGCAAAATGCTGGCCCGTGAACGTATTGACTACCTGCTTGATCCTGGGTCGTTTAACGAACTCGACATGCTGGTACGCCACCGGGCTTTAGATAGCGGCCTCGAAGAACGCCCCTACACCGATGGGGTGGTCACCGGTTGGGGTACCATAGACGGACGCAAAGTTTTTCTTTTCTCTCAAGATTTCACAGTATTTGGTGGAGCATTGGGCGAAGTCTTTGCGCAAAAACTTCACAAAGTAATGGACCTCGCCCAATCAGTAGGCGCCCCCATGATCGGGCTCAACGATGGCGCCGGGGCACGCATCCAAGAAGGTGTGGTCAGCCTCGACGGGTACGGCGGCATTTTTTGGCGCAACGTCCAATCTTCGGGGGTTATTCCTCAAATCAGCGTGGTGCTTGGCCCATGCGCTGGCGGAGCCGTCTACAGCCCCGCTATGACCGACTTCATCTTCATGGTTCGTGAAAAATCACACATGTTCATTACCGGCCCTGATGTCGTAAAAACAGTAACCGGCGAAGAAATCACCTTAGAAGAACTCGGCGGAGCGCAAAGCCACTCCACCAAATCTGGGGTAGCAACCTTTGTGGCCGAAAGCGAAGAAGAAGTACTCGATGAAGTGAAAACTTTGTTGGCTTACCTGCCCGCCAACAACCTCGAACTCACCCCCCTACAGACCTCCAAAGATGACCCTGAACGGTTATGCCCTGAACTGTCAGACATCATGCCCGACACCCCAAACCAGCCCTACGACATGAAAGCGGTCATCGCTGCGGTGATAGACGACGGCGATTTTATGGAATATCATGCCGCATGGGGCGGCAATATTGTGTGCGGTTTTGCCCGTCTGGATGGCCGCAGCGTGGGTATTGTCGGCAACCAACCCATGGTGTTGGCTGGGGTGCTCGACATCCAAGCCGCCGAAAAAGCAGCACGCTTTGTGCGTACTTGCGATGCCTTCAACTTGCCGTTGGTTACTTTTGTAGACGTGCCCGGCTTTTTGCCCGGGGTGGATCAAGAATACGGCGGCATTATTCGCCACGGAGCCAAACTTCTTTACGCCTATTGCGAAGCCACCGTGCCCCGCATTCAGGTCATCACCCGTAAAGCGTACGGTGGGGCTTACGTAGTGATGGATTCAAAATCGGTGGGCTGCGACCTTTCGCTGGCTTGGCCAACGGCTGAACTGGCCGTAATGGGGCCTCAAGGGGCGGTAGAAATTATTCACCGCCGTGAGATAGAAGCGGCCGAAGACCCACAAGCACGACGAGTCGAGTTGGTTGACGAGTACACCGAAAAATTCGCTAGCCCCTATGTGGCTGCCGAACATGGTTTTATTGACGAAGTTATTGACCCGGCCGCCACACGCCTTCGGCTTATCGCTGGCCTAGAAATTTTGGCCACTAAGCGAGTAGAAACCCCTCAACGTAAACACGGCAACGTGCCGCTTTAA
- the recR gene encoding recombination protein RecR — MYADAVQDAIDELGRLPGVGPKSAQRLAFHLMKLPVEDVERLTTALTEMKRKVRFCLRCFNISENELCTVCADSRREAGIICVVEDARDIVAVERTGEFRGRYHVLGGAISPIEGVGPDQLHISELLARLDPEEVTEVILATNPNIEGEATAMYLARLLEPLGVLVTKVASGLPVGGDLEYADELTLGRALEGRQRLGGA, encoded by the coding sequence ATGTACGCCGACGCAGTTCAAGACGCAATTGACGAACTCGGGCGTTTACCGGGCGTTGGCCCAAAATCGGCGCAACGCTTGGCCTTTCATCTCATGAAGTTACCCGTCGAAGACGTTGAGCGTTTAACCACCGCCCTTACCGAAATGAAAAGAAAAGTTCGTTTTTGCCTTCGCTGTTTTAACATTTCTGAAAATGAACTGTGCACAGTATGCGCCGATAGTCGCCGAGAGGCCGGAATAATTTGCGTGGTCGAAGACGCACGCGACATTGTGGCTGTAGAACGAACCGGTGAGTTTCGGGGTCGGTATCACGTACTGGGGGGAGCCATTAGCCCCATTGAAGGGGTGGGCCCCGACCAGTTGCACATTTCAGAACTTTTGGCTCGCTTAGACCCTGAAGAAGTCACCGAAGTGATTTTGGCTACCAACCCCAATATCGAAGGCGAAGCCACCGCGATGTATTTGGCCCGATTGCTTGAACCCCTTGGGGTGCTGGTTACCAAAGTGGCCAGCGGGTTGCCGGTGGGCGGCGACTTGGAATACGCCGACGAACTTACTTTGGGACGGGCCTTAGAGGGCCGCCAACGCCTCGGCGGGGCTTGA
- a CDS encoding nucleoside deaminase, whose amino-acid sequence MTAALEQAQKALAAGEVPIGAVVAVDGEIIGTGHNERQASNDPTAHAEVLALRQAAQHQGDWRLADAILVVTLEPCPMCAGAAWASRIGRVVFGAANMEAGSLGSLLHVGADPRLNHEFPVTGGVQAEACTALLDTFFNQLRQP is encoded by the coding sequence ATGACCGCCGCCCTTGAACAAGCCCAAAAAGCTTTGGCGGCCGGCGAGGTTCCTATTGGCGCGGTGGTGGCCGTTGACGGTGAAATTATTGGTACCGGCCATAACGAACGGCAAGCCAGCAACGACCCCACTGCTCACGCCGAGGTGCTGGCTCTTCGCCAAGCCGCCCAACATCAAGGGGATTGGCGTTTAGCGGACGCCATCTTGGTGGTTACTTTGGAGCCCTGCCCTATGTGTGCCGGGGCGGCCTGGGCATCACGCATAGGTCGAGTGGTCTTTGGGGCCGCCAACATGGAGGCCGGATCTTTAGGTTCGCTGCTTCATGTGGGGGCCGACCCGCGGCTAAATCACGAATTTCCGGTAACCGGCGGGGTGCAAGCCGAAGCCTGTACTGCGCTGCTGGATACTTTCTTTAATCAACTACGCCAGCCTTAA
- a CDS encoding peptidylprolyl isomerase: MAKKKHVPSISPPPNRHSSTIRITGALLAAIMIGGLIAAIVANSGGSTSSLIPQTTLAASSCPAEDGSDAPLMSFSARPTWCLASGFDYTAVFDTTEGEIRVALDIDRTPETVNNFAVLTRYGYYDNTSLFRFDPSIAIIQGGSPHTNDWTDPGPGYTIPDEGGMFTSMSDGSLLGPFTYQPGQLVMARSGGPNASSAQFFFTTGPEVSLLDNPGTYLVFGQADEAGLAVLQAMMDLYVVDETSPYGGGPSRSVDINSVTIVATTGD; encoded by the coding sequence ATGGCCAAAAAGAAACACGTTCCTTCAATCTCTCCTCCACCGAATCGGCACTCTTCAACCATTCGCATCACCGGTGCTTTGCTTGCTGCCATCATGATCGGCGGGCTTATTGCCGCCATTGTGGCCAACAGTGGCGGAAGTACTAGCAGCCTTATTCCACAAACCACACTGGCCGCCAGCAGTTGCCCCGCCGAAGACGGCAGCGACGCTCCCCTCATGAGTTTTAGTGCACGCCCCACCTGGTGTTTAGCCAGTGGCTTCGACTACACCGCAGTATTTGATACCACCGAGGGGGAAATCCGGGTCGCCTTAGACATCGACCGCACCCCAGAAACAGTAAATAACTTTGCTGTGTTGACCCGCTACGGCTACTACGACAACACTTCGTTATTTCGCTTTGACCCTTCCATCGCCATCATCCAAGGTGGCTCGCCCCACACCAATGATTGGACCGACCCCGGCCCCGGTTACACCATCCCCGACGAAGGTGGCATGTTCACCTCGATGAGCGACGGGTCTTTACTCGGACCCTTCACCTACCAACCTGGGCAATTAGTTATGGCTCGCTCCGGAGGCCCTAACGCTTCAAGCGCCCAATTCTTTTTCACGACCGGCCCAGAGGTTTCTCTTTTAGACAACCCAGGGACCTACCTCGTGTTTGGCCAAGCCGACGAAGCAGGCCTGGCGGTTCTCCAAGCCATGATGGACCTTTACGTGGTTGACGAAACCTCACCCTATGGTGGCGGACCAAGCCGGTCGGTAGACATCAACTCGGTAACCATTGTCGCCACCACCGGCGACTGA
- the dnaX gene encoding DNA polymerase III subunit gamma/tau, producing MQYASLYRRYRPRRFSEIRGQEHVVAALRNAVENNRVQHAYLLSGPRGTGKTTAARILAKVLNCTDPQEGEPCCACDSCVAMEAGTSFDLHELDAASNNKVDDMRDLLSKVALGTPGRTKVYLLDEVHMLTSGAENALLKTLEEPPEHVVFVLATTEPHKVVETVRSRSQHLELKLLPVEDLESLVADVAADAGLDVTAEGMAHAVRSGRGSARDTLSALDRVVAGGMASDDTTVEELLAALAQNDTAKALGALGSGISQGREPRVLGESLLAALRDAFLVAMGVPSEQLADADRVRAETFVNQVTPASITRALETIGVALIDMRRAPDPRVDLEVALVRLTRSAEITATDKGAVDALTKRVAQLEAALAAGGAAATTAALAPSPKGPGARAREILAQRAGGAAKPQKTPESTPEPKKVAAAEPEKPAEVSAPSAPTGGEMPDLSSLVEVWQTTLLSGLSKRARARLSAVQLVECEGNTVVMGLPNEPHRARCEELIPEAEAALSHHFSTEIKVRLVVKAAASPPPPSPEKEVQTQKVKDDEDAATDLTELTDASPDEGSAVDRVTQAFPGAEVVDGE from the coding sequence ATGCAGTACGCCTCCCTTTATCGCCGTTACCGGCCTCGTCGTTTTTCTGAAATACGCGGTCAAGAACACGTGGTGGCGGCTTTACGCAATGCGGTAGAGAACAACCGGGTGCAGCACGCCTACTTGCTCAGCGGGCCCCGTGGCACCGGTAAAACCACGGCGGCACGCATTTTGGCCAAAGTGTTGAACTGCACCGACCCTCAAGAAGGGGAACCATGCTGTGCCTGCGACTCCTGTGTGGCCATGGAAGCCGGCACCTCGTTTGACTTGCACGAGCTTGATGCGGCCTCCAACAACAAGGTCGACGATATGCGTGACTTGTTATCCAAAGTTGCTTTAGGTACGCCGGGACGCACCAAGGTGTATTTGCTTGACGAGGTACACATGCTCACTTCGGGAGCCGAGAATGCTTTGCTAAAAACCCTCGAGGAGCCCCCCGAGCATGTGGTCTTCGTGTTGGCCACCACCGAACCGCACAAAGTGGTCGAAACCGTTCGTAGCCGATCGCAGCACCTTGAACTCAAGTTGTTGCCGGTAGAAGATCTTGAATCGTTGGTCGCTGATGTAGCGGCCGATGCTGGCCTTGACGTAACCGCTGAAGGCATGGCCCATGCGGTGCGGTCGGGGCGTGGGTCGGCCCGCGATACGTTGTCGGCCCTCGACCGTGTGGTGGCGGGCGGCATGGCCAGCGATGACACCACGGTAGAAGAACTCTTAGCCGCCTTGGCTCAAAACGACACGGCGAAAGCCCTTGGTGCTTTGGGGTCCGGTATTTCTCAGGGCCGTGAACCTCGGGTTTTGGGTGAGTCACTTTTGGCTGCTTTACGTGACGCCTTTTTGGTGGCTATGGGGGTGCCCAGCGAACAACTCGCCGATGCAGATCGTGTCCGGGCGGAAACCTTTGTAAACCAGGTAACCCCAGCCAGCATTACCCGAGCTTTAGAAACCATCGGTGTGGCCCTTATAGACATGCGGCGAGCCCCTGACCCTCGAGTCGATTTAGAAGTAGCTTTGGTGCGTTTGACCCGCAGCGCAGAAATCACCGCTACCGACAAAGGAGCGGTTGATGCGCTTACCAAGCGGGTGGCGCAACTTGAAGCGGCGTTAGCGGCTGGGGGAGCGGCCGCCACAACGGCCGCCCTTGCCCCATCACCAAAAGGCCCCGGAGCACGTGCTCGAGAAATATTGGCCCAACGAGCGGGTGGCGCAGCAAAGCCACAAAAAACACCAGAGTCGACTCCTGAACCTAAAAAAGTTGCCGCTGCGGAACCAGAAAAACCTGCAGAGGTGTCTGCGCCGAGCGCTCCTACCGGAGGAGAAATGCCTGACCTCTCCTCGCTGGTTGAAGTCTGGCAAACCACCCTTTTGAGTGGGTTATCTAAAAGAGCACGGGCGCGCTTGTCGGCGGTGCAGCTTGTGGAGTGCGAGGGAAACACCGTGGTCATGGGGTTACCAAACGAACCGCACCGAGCGCGCTGCGAAGAGTTGATCCCCGAAGCAGAAGCCGCATTATCTCACCATTTTTCTACGGAAATTAAAGTTCGTTTGGTAGTAAAAGCGGCAGCGTCACCGCCCCCTCCGTCGCCAGAAAAAGAAGTACAAACGCAAAAAGTAAAAGATGACGAAGATGCTGCCACCGACCTCACGGAGTTAACCGATGCTTCTCCCGATGAAGGCTCTGCGGTAGACCGAGTCACCCAGGCTTTTCCTGGTGCTGAAGTCGTTGACGGCGAGTAA